From a region of the Bradyrhizobium sp. KBS0727 genome:
- a CDS encoding acyl-CoA dehydrogenase family protein: MDFALSANQESIRDAVGKICSRFDDAYWLKKDKEGGYPADFHRALADAGWLGICIPEEYGGSGLGITDAAIMMRTIAQSGAGMSGASAVHMNVFGLNPVVVFGTKEQCTRMLPPIIDGRDKSCFAVTEPNTGLNTTQLKTRAVRKGDKYIVNGQKVWISTAQVANKILLLARTTSLEEVKTPTQGLSLFYTDFDKKRVTVHEIEKMGRKPVDSNELFFENFEIPVEDRLGEEGRGFEYILHGMNPERILIAAEAVGLGQIALSRASAYAKNRIVFNRPIGMNQGIQHPLAKNWMELEAAWLMVLSAGWQYDQGMPCGPAANAAKYLAAEAGFHACEQAVMTHGGFGYAKEYHVERYLRESLIPRIAPISPQLILSFIAERVLGLPKSY; encoded by the coding sequence ATGGATTTCGCGCTTTCGGCCAACCAGGAATCGATCCGTGATGCGGTCGGCAAAATCTGTTCGCGGTTTGACGATGCCTATTGGCTGAAGAAGGACAAGGAGGGCGGCTATCCCGCGGACTTCCACCGCGCACTGGCCGACGCCGGCTGGCTCGGCATCTGCATCCCCGAGGAATACGGTGGTTCCGGCCTCGGCATCACCGACGCCGCGATCATGATGCGGACGATCGCGCAGTCCGGCGCCGGCATGTCAGGCGCCTCCGCCGTGCACATGAACGTGTTCGGACTCAATCCGGTGGTGGTGTTCGGCACCAAGGAACAATGCACGCGCATGCTGCCGCCGATCATCGACGGCCGCGACAAATCCTGCTTCGCGGTGACCGAGCCCAATACCGGGCTCAACACCACGCAGTTGAAGACCCGTGCCGTGCGCAAGGGCGACAAATATATCGTCAACGGCCAGAAGGTGTGGATTTCCACCGCCCAGGTCGCCAACAAGATCTTGCTGCTGGCGCGCACCACGTCGCTGGAAGAGGTGAAGACCCCGACGCAGGGGTTGAGCCTGTTTTACACCGACTTCGACAAGAAGCGCGTCACCGTGCACGAGATCGAGAAGATGGGCCGCAAGCCTGTCGATTCCAACGAGCTGTTCTTCGAGAATTTCGAGATCCCGGTCGAGGATCGGCTCGGCGAGGAAGGTCGCGGTTTCGAATACATCCTGCACGGCATGAATCCGGAGCGCATCCTGATCGCGGCCGAAGCGGTCGGCCTCGGCCAGATCGCGCTGTCGCGCGCCTCGGCCTATGCCAAGAACCGTATCGTGTTCAACCGCCCGATCGGCATGAATCAAGGCATCCAGCATCCGCTGGCAAAAAACTGGATGGAGCTCGAAGCCGCCTGGCTGATGGTGCTCTCGGCCGGCTGGCAATACGACCAGGGCATGCCCTGCGGACCGGCGGCCAATGCCGCGAAATATCTCGCCGCCGAGGCCGGCTTCCACGCCTGCGAGCAGGCGGTCATGACCCATGGCGGTTTTGGTTACGCCAAGGAATATCACGTCGAGCGTTACCTGCGCGAATCCCTGATCCCGCGCATCGCGCCGATCAGCCCGCAACTCATTCTCAGCTTCATTGCCGAGCGGGTGCTGGGCTTGCCGAAGTCGTACTAG
- a CDS encoding thiolase family protein codes for MSFITGVGLTSYGKHEGSSSLDLMSKAAELAIADAGLKRSEIDGILCGYSTVSRHIMLATVFAEHFGIQPSYAHAVQVGGATGLAMTMLAHQLVDAGVAKHVLVVGGENRLTGQSRDASIQALAQVGHPEYEVTLGPTIPAYYGLVASRYMHEYGVTQEDLAEFAVLMRSHAVTHPGAQFHEAITVADVMASKPVAMPLKLLDCCPVSDGGAAFVISRERTGTTGVQVRGCAQAHTHQHVTAAPALSELGAEIAIAKAKAASGLAISDVRYAAVYDSFTITLAMLLEDLGLAKRGEAASLVRAGHFSRDGAMPLNTHGGLLSYGHCGVGGAMAHLVETHLQMTDRAGNRQVRDASIALLHGDGGVLSSHVSMFLERVR; via the coding sequence ATGAGCTTCATCACCGGCGTCGGGCTGACGTCCTATGGCAAGCACGAAGGCTCGTCTTCGCTCGATCTCATGAGCAAGGCGGCCGAGCTCGCGATTGCCGATGCCGGGCTGAAGCGATCCGAGATCGACGGCATCCTGTGCGGCTATTCGACGGTGTCGCGGCACATCATGCTGGCGACCGTGTTCGCCGAGCATTTCGGCATTCAGCCGTCCTACGCGCACGCCGTACAGGTCGGCGGCGCTACCGGGCTCGCGATGACCATGCTGGCGCATCAGCTGGTCGATGCAGGCGTGGCGAAGCATGTGCTGGTGGTCGGCGGTGAGAACCGTCTTACCGGCCAGAGCCGCGACGCCTCGATCCAGGCGCTTGCGCAGGTCGGTCACCCCGAATACGAGGTGACGCTGGGACCGACGATCCCCGCTTACTATGGCCTCGTCGCGTCCCGCTACATGCACGAATATGGCGTAACGCAAGAAGATCTCGCCGAATTCGCGGTGCTGATGCGGTCCCACGCCGTGACCCATCCCGGCGCGCAATTCCACGAGGCGATCACGGTCGCCGACGTGATGGCTTCAAAGCCGGTGGCGATGCCGCTCAAGCTATTGGATTGCTGCCCGGTGTCGGACGGCGGTGCGGCGTTCGTGATCAGCCGCGAGCGCACCGGCACGACCGGCGTTCAGGTGCGTGGCTGTGCGCAGGCGCACACGCACCAGCACGTCACGGCGGCGCCGGCGTTGAGCGAACTCGGCGCCGAGATCGCGATCGCCAAGGCCAAGGCGGCCTCCGGACTTGCGATCTCCGACGTGCGCTACGCCGCGGTCTACGACAGTTTTACCATTACACTGGCGATGCTGCTGGAAGATCTTGGTCTGGCCAAGCGCGGCGAGGCGGCTTCACTGGTGCGGGCGGGGCACTTCAGCCGCGACGGCGCGATGCCGCTCAATACCCATGGCGGGCTCCTGAGCTACGGCCATTGCGGCGTCGGCGGCGCGATGGCGCATCTGGTCGAGACCCATTTGCAGATGACTGATCGAGCCGGCAACCGCCAGGTTCGCGACGCCTCGATCGCGCTGCTGCA